The Myotis daubentonii chromosome 9, mMyoDau2.1, whole genome shotgun sequence genome has a segment encoding these proteins:
- the CARS1 gene encoding cysteine--tRNA ligase, cytoplasmic, whose protein sequence is MAGSSAEQGKGRRAQPPWTPPAGTEPCKLRLYNSLTRNKDVFVPQNGRRVTWYCCGPTVYDASHMGHARSYISFDILRRVLRDYFQFDVFYCMNITDIDDKIIRRARQNHLFEQYREQRPRPAQLLQDARAALEPLAVKLRETADPDKKQMLERMQHAVQVAVQPLEEALRSDLAAEEVDRRAQALLEEARDVLSDWLDAALGSGVTDNSIFSELPRFWEAEFHRDMAALNVLPPDVLTRVSEYVPEIVRFVQKIVDNGYGYVSNGSVYFDTAKFASSEGHSYGKLVPEAVGDQQALQEGEGDLSVSAERLSEKRSPNDFALWKASKPGEPSWPCPWGKGRPGWHIECSAMAGTLLGASMDIHGGGFDLRFPHHDNELAQSEAHFENDCWVRYFLHTGHLTIAGCKMSKSLKNFITIKDALRRHSARQLRLAFLMHAWKDTLDYSSNTMESALQYEKFMNEFFLNVKDLLRAPVDVTGQFEKWEEEEAVLNESFYDKKTAVHEALCDNVDTRTVLEEMRALVSQCNLYMAARKAARRRPNRVLLESIARYLTHLLQIFGAIEEESSLGFPVGGPGSSLNLEGAVMPYLQALAEFRADVRRIARERHVPEVLQLSDALRDDVLPELGVRLEDHEGLPTVVKLVDRETLLREREEKKRAEEEKRRKKEEAARKKQEQEAAKLAKMKIPPSEMFLSEGDKYSRFDENGLPTHDTEGKELSKGQAKKLRKLFEAQQKLHAEYLQMAPCGGAP, encoded by the exons gtAAAGGCCGGCGCGCGCAGCCCCCATGGACCCCTCCGGCCGGCACCGAGCCCTGCAAGCTGCGCCTGTACAACAGCCTCACCCGGAACAAG GATGTGTTCGTACCTCAGAACGGGCGGCGAGTGACCTGGTACTGCTGCGGGCCCACCGTCTACGACGCGTCTCACATGGGACACGCCAG GTCCTACATCTCCTTCGACATCCTGAGGCGGGTGCTGAGGGACTACTTCCAGTTCGACGTGTTTTATTGCATGAACATCACGGACATCGATGACAAG ATCATCCGGAGAGCCCGGCAGAACCACCTGTTTGAGCAGTACCGGGAGCAGCGGCCCCGCCCGGCCCAGCTCCTGCAGGACGCGCGCGCCGCGCTGGAG CCGCTGGCGGTGAAGCTGAGGGAGACCGCGGATCCCGACAAGAAGCAGATGCTGGAGCGCATGCAGCACGCAGTGCAGGTCGCTGTCCAGCCGCTGGAGGAGGCCCTGCGCTCCGACCTCGCCGCAGAGGAGGTCGACCGCCGCGCGCAG GCGCTGCTGGAGGAGGCCCGGGATGTGCTCTCTGACTGGCTGGACGCCGCCCTGGGCAGCGGGGTGACCGACAACTCCATCTTCTCTGAGCTGCCCAGGTTCTGGGAGGCGGAGTTCCACAGGGACATGGCGGCCCTGAAC GTCCTCCCTCCCGACGTCCTGACCCGGGTCAGCGAGTACGTGCCCGAGATCGTGCGCTTCGTCCAGAAGATCGTGGACAACGGCTACGG CTACGTCTCCAACGGGTCCGTCTACTTCGATACGGCGAAGTTCGCGTCCAGCGAGGGGCACTCGTATGGGAAGCTGGTGCCCGAGGCCGTGGGGGACCAGCAAGCCCTGCAGGAGGGGGAAG GCGACCTGAGCGTCTCGGCTGAGCGCCTGAGCGAGAAGCGGTCCCCCAACGACTTCGCGCTGTGGAAGGCCTCGAAGCCGGGGGAGCCGTCCTGGCCGTGCCCGTGGGGGAAG GGGCGCCCGGGATGGCACATCGAATGCTCGGCCATGGCAGGCACCCTCCTGGGCGCCTCGATGGACATCCACGGAGGCGGCTTCGACCTCCGGTTCCCCCACCACGACAACGAGCTGGCGCAGTCGGAG GCCCACTTCGAGAACGACTGCTGGGTGCGGTACTTCCTGCACACGGGCCACCTGACGATCGCCGGCTGCAAGATGTCCAAGTCGCTCAAGAACTTCATCACCATCAAGGACGCCCTGAGGAGGCACTCGG CGAGGCAGCTGCGCCTGGCGTTCCTCATGCACGCCTGGAAGGACACGCTGGACTATTCGAGCAACACCATGGAGTCGGCCCTGCAGTACGAGAAGTTCATGAAC GAGTTTTTCCTCAACGTGAAGGACCTCCTCCGCGCGCCTGTCGACGTCACCGGGCAGTTCgagaagtgggaggaggaggaggcagtgcTGAACGAGAG cTTTTACGATAAGAAGACGGCGGTGCACGAAGCCCTCTGCGACAACGTGGACACACGCACCGTCCTGGAGGAAATGCGGGCTCTGGTCAGCCAGTGCAACCTCTACATGGCCGCCCGGAAGGCCGCCAGGAGGAGGCCCAACCGCGTTCTGCTGGAGAGCATCGCACGGTACCTCACCCACCTGCTCCAG ATCTTCGGGGCCATCGAGGAGGAGAGCTCCCTGGGGTTCCCTGTCGGGGGGCCCGGAAGCAGCCTAAAC CTCGAGGGCGCCGTCATGCCGTACCTGCAGGCGCTGGCGGAGTTCCGGGCAGATGTGCGCAGGATCGCCCGGGAGAGGCACG TCCCCGAGGTCCTGCAGCTCAGCGATGCCCTGCGGGACGATGTCCTGCCCGAACTTGGGGTGCGGCTCGAGGATCACGAAG GCCTGCCGACCGTGGTCAAGCTGGTGGACAGAGAGACGCTCCTGAGAGAgcgagaagagaagaaaagg gcggaggaggagaagaggaggaagaaagaggaggccGCCCGGAAAAAGCAAGAACAAGAG GCGGCCAAGCTGGCGAAGATGAAGATCCCGCCCAGCGAGATGTTCTTGTCCGAAGGCGACAAGTACTCCAGGTTCGACGAAAAC GGCCTGCCCACACACGACACGGAGGGCAAGGAGCTGAGCAAGGGCCAGGCCAAGAAGCTGCGCAAGCTCTTTGAAGCCCAGCAGAAGCTGCACGCCGAGTACCTGCAGATGGCCCCGTGCGGAGGCGCCCCGTGA